Proteins found in one Alteromonas macleodii genomic segment:
- a CDS encoding glycosyltransferase produces MNSDNSASLYPPQVSVLIPVYNDIDRVGLCIEKLSAMAFPKDEYEVIIIDNGSSDGTYEFLQKLVSELDDKAFRLIQCLTPGSYAARNEGLKLAKGEFVAFTDSDCLVSENWLHSLLDCWKAQSGRTVVAGKVSFFSDSAKNTEQCALDFENMFSMKQDQNAKNGKCITANLFCTKQLLETHGGFNEKLKSGGDVEFSQRVVSSGGEIVYSEKAEVFHPSRNKKELLIKRKRVVGGTWDAELSKASIGRKLRFCVGLVKMFLGRTKKTFMNASFPFKRKVSLTWLLFLIFLTSMSEFLQLQLGKEANRT; encoded by the coding sequence ATGAATTCAGATAACAGTGCTTCCCTATATCCCCCACAAGTAAGCGTTTTAATACCAGTTTATAACGATATTGATAGAGTGGGCCTTTGTATAGAAAAGCTAAGTGCCATGGCTTTTCCTAAAGATGAATATGAGGTGATTATTATTGATAATGGTTCATCTGACGGTACCTACGAATTTCTTCAAAAATTAGTTTCTGAATTAGATGATAAAGCGTTTCGCCTTATTCAATGCCTCACCCCCGGATCTTATGCAGCCCGAAATGAAGGGTTGAAATTAGCTAAAGGTGAATTCGTGGCATTTACAGATTCCGATTGTCTAGTGTCTGAAAATTGGCTTCATAGCCTACTTGATTGTTGGAAAGCGCAAAGTGGAAGGACTGTGGTCGCAGGAAAAGTATCGTTTTTCTCAGATAGCGCAAAAAATACTGAACAATGTGCTCTAGACTTTGAAAACATGTTTTCTATGAAACAAGATCAGAACGCAAAAAACGGCAAGTGCATAACTGCAAATTTGTTTTGTACAAAGCAATTACTTGAAACACACGGCGGGTTTAACGAAAAGTTAAAATCTGGCGGGGACGTTGAGTTTAGTCAGCGAGTAGTGAGCTCCGGTGGCGAAATTGTATATTCAGAAAAAGCCGAAGTTTTTCACCCATCGCGCAATAAAAAAGAGTTGTTAATCAAACGAAAGCGTGTAGTAGGAGGGACTTGGGACGCAGAACTTTCAAAGGCTAGCATAGGACGTAAACTGCGGTTTTGTGTTGGTTTAGTTAAAATGTTTTTAGGGCGAACAAAGAAGACTTTTATGAATGCTAGTTTTCCTTTCAAACGTAAGGTAAGTCTTACTTGGCTACTTTTTTTAATCTTTCTCACCAGCATGAGCGAGTTCCTCCAGCTTCAATTAGGAAAA